From a single Pseudomonas serboccidentalis genomic region:
- the mexE gene encoding multidrug efflux RND transporter periplasmic adaptor subunit MexE produces the protein MEQSLKHLRFPLALLAVLVMSACGKTPETAATMPAAKVSVAKVLEQPVNEWDEFTGRLEAPETVEIRPRVSGQIDEVAFTEGALVKKGDLLFQIDPRPFQAEVRRLEALVAQARANATRSENEAGRGERLRASNAISAELADSRTSAAQEARAAVGALQAQLDLAKLNLSFTRVTAPISGRVSRAEITAGNLVTADTTPLTSVVSTDKVYAYFDADERVFLKYTQLARNGQRGATTPVYMGLSNEDGNPHLGQMNFVDNQVNPKTGTIRGRAVFDNSDGTYTPGLYARLKLVGSGTYNAMLINDEAVGTDLGKKFVLVMDADNKTVYRAVELGPKIEGLRIVRTGLNKDDTIIVKGLQRVRPGSPVTPEVIPMASEQTIAALAQQRQALEASNLPKVAPAKGAPGSVVKLAATTPRG, from the coding sequence ATGGAACAGTCACTCAAACATTTGCGCTTCCCGTTGGCCCTGTTGGCCGTACTGGTGATGAGCGCCTGCGGCAAGACTCCGGAGACTGCCGCCACTATGCCTGCTGCCAAAGTCAGCGTGGCCAAGGTGCTGGAGCAACCGGTCAACGAGTGGGACGAATTCACCGGGCGCCTTGAGGCGCCGGAAACCGTTGAAATCCGTCCTCGGGTCTCCGGCCAGATCGACGAGGTCGCTTTCACCGAAGGCGCGCTGGTCAAGAAAGGCGACCTGCTGTTCCAGATCGACCCGCGCCCGTTCCAGGCCGAGGTTCGCCGCCTCGAAGCCCTGGTCGCCCAGGCCCGCGCCAACGCCACTCGCAGTGAAAACGAAGCCGGACGTGGTGAACGCCTGCGTGCCAGCAACGCCATCTCTGCTGAACTGGCCGACTCGCGCACCAGCGCTGCACAAGAGGCCCGCGCCGCTGTCGGTGCCCTGCAAGCGCAGCTGGACCTGGCCAAACTGAACCTGAGCTTCACCCGCGTGACCGCGCCGATCAGCGGCCGCGTCAGCCGTGCCGAGATCACCGCCGGCAACCTGGTCACCGCCGATACCACCCCGCTGACCAGCGTAGTGTCCACCGACAAGGTCTACGCCTACTTCGATGCTGACGAGCGTGTGTTCCTCAAATACACCCAACTCGCCCGTAACGGTCAGCGCGGCGCCACCACTCCGGTGTACATGGGCCTGTCCAACGAAGACGGCAATCCGCACCTGGGCCAGATGAACTTCGTCGATAACCAGGTCAACCCGAAAACCGGCACCATCCGTGGTCGCGCCGTGTTCGACAACAGCGACGGCACCTACACCCCGGGCCTGTACGCACGACTGAAACTGGTCGGCAGCGGCACCTACAACGCCATGCTGATCAATGACGAAGCGGTCGGCACCGACCTGGGCAAGAAGTTCGTGCTGGTGATGGATGCGGACAACAAAACCGTCTACCGCGCCGTCGAACTCGGTCCGAAGATCGAGGGCCTGCGCATCGTGCGCACCGGCCTGAACAAGGACGACACGATCATCGTCAAGGGCCTGCAGCGGGTACGTCCTGGTTCGCCGGTGACCCCTGAAGTGATCCCGATGGCCAGCGAGCAGACCATTGCCGCCCTGGCTCAACAACGTCAAGCGCTGGAAGCCAGCAACCTGCCCAAAGTCGCACCTGCCAAAGGCGCGCCGGGATCGGTTGTGAAGCTGGCTGCTACGACCCCACGCGGTTAA